TCATCACCTTCGGGAGCTTCGTTTACTATTATTGATTCTAATGGAAGTTCAAACCCGTATGAATCCATTTGTTCTTCCCATTTTTTCATCCATTCACCATCGCCCCATCCATAAGAGCCGAATAAAAATGCTTTCTTACCTGCACCTAGACCTTTTAAAGATTCTATGAAAGGCTCAAAGTCAACCTCTTCTAGATTTTCATCACCCATTGATGGGCAACCTAGTATTAATATATCTTCATTTTTTAAATCATCTACATTTACTGACTCTACTCTTAAAAGCTCAGCTGACTTACCTTGATTAGATAGACCTTTACTTATAAGATTTGCCATAGTTTCT
The nucleotide sequence above comes from Paraclostridium bifermentans. Encoded proteins:
- a CDS encoding flavodoxin; protein product: MKIIYWSGTGNTETMANLISKGLSNQGKSAELLRVESVNVDDLKNEDILILGCPSMGDENLEEVDFEPFIESLKGLGAGKKAFLFGSYGWGDGEWMKKWEEQMDSYGFELPLESIIVNEAPEGDDKDLCIKFGENIAKL